One Ignavibacteria bacterium genomic region harbors:
- a CDS encoding J domain-containing protein: MEYKDYYKILGVDKKASKDDIKKAYRKLAMKYHPDKTKGDKSAEDKFKEINEANEVLSDDNKRKKYDEMGSNWNYYQQAGGNAEGFDWGKYSNQGGTQYQYSGNFEDVFGNSGYSDFFDMFFGGSFGGGKKSRRGGGRRTPAKGQDYQASLDISLREAYKGVSKVFSFNNQSIKLNLKPGINDGHVLKIPGKGGAGSGGAGDLLIKINVRGDAVFERKEDDLYANLHVPLYDAVLGGKVEFEAIKGKVKIDITKDCSNGKIFRLSRMGMPKYGKTGEFGDLYLTVQIDMPKNLTDREIELFQELKKLRT, translated from the coding sequence ATGGAATATAAAGATTACTACAAAATACTTGGTGTTGATAAGAAAGCAAGCAAAGATGATATAAAGAAAGCATACAGAAAGCTCGCAATGAAATATCATCCCGATAAAACGAAAGGGGACAAATCCGCAGAGGATAAATTCAAAGAAATTAATGAAGCTAATGAAGTTCTGAGTGATGACAATAAAAGAAAGAAGTATGACGAGATGGGCTCGAACTGGAACTACTATCAGCAGGCGGGAGGAAACGCAGAGGGATTCGACTGGGGCAAGTATTCGAATCAGGGAGGAACTCAATATCAATACAGCGGAAATTTTGAGGATGTATTCGGGAATTCAGGTTACTCGGATTTCTTCGATATGTTTTTCGGCGGAAGTTTCGGAGGCGGTAAAAAAAGCAGACGAGGTGGCGGCAGACGCACACCTGCAAAGGGACAGGACTATCAGGCATCGCTCGATATTTCATTAAGAGAGGCATACAAAGGAGTCTCAAAAGTATTTTCATTCAACAACCAATCTATAAAGCTTAACTTAAAGCCCGGAATAAACGACGGACACGTGTTAAAGATACCGGGTAAAGGCGGAGCGGGTTCGGGCGGAGCAGGAGATTTGCTGATAAAGATAAATGTGCGGGGCGATGCTGTGTTTGAAAGAAAAGAGGATGACCTTTATGCAAATCTTCATGTACCTTTGTATGATGCAGTACTCGGCGGCAAGGTTGAGTTTGAAGCTATAAAAGGAAAGGTAAAGATAGACATTACGAAAGACTGTTCAAACGGGAAAATATTCCGATTATCAAGAATGGGCATGCCGAAGTACGGAAAAACGGGGGAGTTCGGAGATTTGTATTTAACAGTGCAGATAGATATGCCTAAAAATTTAACGGATAGAGAAATTGAGCTGTTTCAGGAACTAAAGAAATTAAGAACCTAA
- the radC gene encoding DNA repair protein RadC: protein MAEIKRDRRKKIDLRFIEGSNTEKKFSVKEMPAHEKPREKLSTKGTSGMSDYELLAILLRTGTKEQNVLDFSRSLLWHFGSLEKLFDASIQDLMKIKGIGLAKGAELISCITLAKRYRKEREMNEKLRMQREAITDASLAADHIRELITDYSKEQFFVLNLDVRNRVIDVDRISEGTLTASLVHPRETFESAIRKHSASIMVAHNHPSGDTQPSEEDIRITRRLKDAGNILGIQLLDHIIITKHKYSSLKEMGII, encoded by the coding sequence ATGGCTGAAATAAAAAGAGATAGACGTAAAAAGATTGATTTAAGATTTATTGAAGGTTCAAATACTGAGAAGAAATTTTCTGTAAAGGAAATGCCTGCTCATGAAAAACCGCGCGAAAAGCTTAGTACCAAAGGAACTTCGGGAATGAGTGATTACGAGCTTTTAGCAATATTATTGAGAACAGGCACAAAGGAGCAAAATGTCTTAGATTTTTCCCGCTCACTTTTATGGCATTTTGGCAGTCTTGAGAAACTGTTTGATGCTTCGATTCAGGATCTGATGAAAATAAAAGGCATAGGGCTTGCAAAAGGAGCAGAATTAATTTCCTGTATAACACTTGCAAAAAGGTACAGGAAAGAGAGGGAGATGAACGAAAAACTCAGAATGCAAAGGGAAGCAATAACAGATGCCTCGCTTGCAGCGGACCACATAAGGGAATTGATAACGGATTATTCTAAGGAACAATTTTTTGTATTGAATCTTGATGTAAGAAACAGAGTAATAGATGTTGACAGAATTTCGGAAGGTACGCTGACGGCGAGTCTTGTGCATCCGAGGGAAACATTTGAGAGTGCAATAAGGAAACATTCGGCGAGTATAATGGTGGCGCATAATCATCCGTCCGGGGATACGCAACCTTCGGAGGAGGATATACGAATAACGAGAAGGCTGAAAGATGCAGGTAATATACTTGGGATTCAGCTTCTTGACCACATTATTATTACAAAACATAAATACAGCAGTTTAAAAGAAATGGGAATAATCTGA
- a CDS encoding S9 family peptidase, with protein sequence MKRILLISAVLILFVKISLAQEKFPSIIPFGEKKLTSDIMTPEVLWSFGRITEMSVSPDGKSIVYGVRYFNIEMNKGQTDYFIVDADGANKKRLTGSSDAKYGVKWRPDGKRIGYVSNRSGIMQVWEMKPDGSDLRQMSYISDGVGDFRYSPDGKKVLYLKEVKIDKTVKDLNPDLPKANARLFDDLMYRHWDEWEDGNYSHIFVSDYISENIKDGIDINAGEGWDIPMKPFSGIEQINWSSDSKKIVYSAKKMRGKEYTVSTNSEIYVYDLITKTTENISEGMMGFELAPVYSPDGQYIAWTSMERDGYESDKTRIFIYNTSTKEKLYATKDFDQNADGLEWTKDGKSIYFVSGIRATQEIFRYDLADGKITRVTDGIHNYLSVTEAGSMLIATRQSMSKPTEIYSVNPENGEAKEISFVNKGLLDQLKIAEVEKRMVKTTDDKDMLAWVIYPPDFDPNKKYPTLLFCEGGPQSTVDQFWSYRWNFQMMAANGYIIIAPNRRGLPSFGMDWLEQISGDYGGQNMKDYLSAIDDIAQEPYVDKDRLGAVGASYGGFSVFWLAGNHDKRFKAFIAHDGMFNLESQYLETEEMWFVNWDLGGPFWERNNKVAQKSYEISPHKYVQNWDTPILVIHGEKDYRIAFTQAMQAFNAAVLLGVPAQLLLFPEENHWVLTPQNGILWQRTFFNWLDKWLK encoded by the coding sequence ATGAAGAGAATATTATTAATTTCAGCAGTTCTAATACTTTTTGTAAAAATATCTCTTGCACAGGAAAAATTTCCGAGTATAATTCCATTTGGCGAAAAGAAGCTTACGTCGGACATAATGACTCCGGAAGTTTTATGGTCGTTCGGAAGGATTACAGAGATGTCCGTATCGCCGGACGGTAAATCGATTGTTTACGGAGTAAGATATTTCAACATAGAGATGAATAAAGGTCAGACAGATTATTTCATAGTTGATGCCGATGGAGCGAATAAAAAACGGCTTACGGGATCATCAGACGCTAAATACGGTGTGAAATGGCGTCCCGACGGTAAGCGTATAGGTTATGTATCAAACCGAAGCGGGATAATGCAAGTATGGGAGATGAAACCGGACGGTTCGGATTTAAGGCAAATGTCGTACATATCTGACGGAGTAGGAGATTTTAGGTATTCACCGGACGGCAAGAAAGTTTTATATTTAAAGGAAGTAAAAATTGATAAGACAGTCAAAGATCTGAATCCGGACCTGCCTAAGGCAAATGCGAGACTTTTTGATGACCTTATGTACAGGCACTGGGATGAATGGGAAGACGGGAACTACAGCCACATTTTCGTTTCTGACTATATAAGCGAAAATATTAAAGACGGGATTGATATTAATGCTGGAGAGGGCTGGGACATTCCAATGAAACCGTTCAGCGGAATTGAGCAGATAAACTGGAGCAGTGATTCAAAGAAGATTGTTTATTCAGCAAAGAAAATGAGAGGGAAAGAGTATACGGTATCGACAAATTCAGAGATTTATGTTTACGACCTTATTACGAAAACAACTGAGAATATTTCAGAAGGAATGATGGGTTTTGAATTAGCACCTGTTTATTCACCCGACGGACAGTATATAGCATGGACAAGTATGGAGCGAGACGGTTACGAATCGGATAAGACAAGAATATTTATTTATAACACATCAACAAAAGAGAAATTATATGCGACAAAAGATTTTGACCAAAATGCTGACGGACTTGAATGGACGAAGGACGGCAAGTCAATATATTTTGTAAGCGGAATTCGAGCAACTCAGGAAATATTCAGGTACGATTTAGCCGACGGAAAGATAACACGTGTAACGGACGGTATTCATAATTATCTTTCAGTAACCGAGGCAGGTAGCATGCTTATAGCAACAAGACAATCAATGTCGAAACCAACCGAGATATATTCAGTTAATCCTGAAAACGGTGAAGCAAAAGAAATAAGTTTTGTTAACAAGGGACTGCTTGACCAGCTAAAAATTGCAGAGGTTGAGAAGCGGATGGTAAAAACGACTGATGATAAGGATATGCTCGCATGGGTTATTTATCCACCGGATTTTGACCCGAATAAAAAATATCCAACGCTTCTTTTCTGTGAAGGAGGACCACAAAGCACTGTTGACCAGTTCTGGAGCTACAGATGGAATTTCCAGATGATGGCGGCTAACGGCTATATTATAATAGCTCCGAACAGAAGAGGGCTGCCCTCTTTTGGTATGGATTGGCTTGAACAGATAAGCGGAGATTACGGCGGACAGAACATGAAGGATTATTTAAGTGCCATTGATGACATTGCACAAGAACCATACGTTGATAAAGACAGGCTCGGAGCGGTAGGGGCAAGCTACGGAGGATTTTCAGTTTTCTGGTTAGCAGGAAATCATGATAAACGATTTAAGGCATTCATTGCACACGACGGAATGTTCAATCTTGAGAGCCAGTATTTAGAAACAGAGGAAATGTGGTTTGTAAACTGGGATTTAGGAGGTCCATTTTGGGAAAGGAATAACAAGGTTGCACAAAAGTCTTATGAAATATCACCTCATAAATATGTTCAAAACTGGGATACACCGATACTCGTAATACACGGAGAAAAGGATTACAGAATTGCATTTACGCAGGCAATGCAGGCGTTCAATGCGGCTGTACTGCTTGGAGTACCTGCGCAGCTGCTTTTATTTCCTGAAGAGAATCACTGGGTGCTGACACCACAGAACGGAATTTTATGGCAAAGAACTTTTTTCAACTGGCTTGATAAATGGCTGAAATAA